One window of the Shewanella khirikhana genome contains the following:
- a CDS encoding N-acetylneuraminate synthase family protein, translating to MTLFIAEVSSNHHQDIERCFEFIKASAAIGCDAVKFQLFRIEELFAPEILQRSEQHRARKAWELPVSFLPELKRCCDEAGIQFSCTPFYLDAVAELEPYVDFYKIASYELLWDELLIACAKTGKPVVFSAGMANFDEIDHAVQVLKNAGCEDITLLHCVSAYPTPRAECNLAVLGHFRERYGIKVGWSDHSVAPEVIRRAVNRWQADCIEFHIDLDKQGAEYAAGHCWLPEQMQPLIAECREASILDGSPDKVLAPSEAPDRDWRADPSDGLRPLIHIRSTFGVNQ from the coding sequence ATGACACTCTTTATCGCCGAAGTGTCCAGTAACCATCATCAGGATATCGAGCGCTGCTTCGAGTTTATCAAGGCTTCGGCGGCCATTGGCTGCGATGCGGTAAAGTTTCAGCTGTTTCGGATTGAAGAGCTGTTTGCCCCGGAAATTCTGCAGCGCAGCGAACAGCACAGGGCCCGCAAGGCCTGGGAGTTACCAGTCAGTTTTTTACCCGAACTCAAGCGCTGCTGCGATGAGGCTGGTATACAGTTTTCCTGCACCCCCTTTTATTTGGATGCAGTAGCCGAGCTTGAACCCTATGTGGATTTCTACAAAATCGCCTCCTACGAGCTGCTGTGGGACGAGCTGTTAATCGCCTGTGCCAAAACAGGCAAACCCGTGGTGTTTTCGGCCGGTATGGCCAATTTCGATGAAATCGACCATGCGGTGCAGGTGCTTAAAAACGCAGGCTGTGAAGACATCACCCTGCTGCACTGCGTCTCGGCCTACCCTACCCCCAGGGCCGAATGCAATCTGGCAGTGCTGGGGCACTTCCGCGAGCGCTATGGCATTAAGGTGGGTTGGTCAGATCACAGCGTGGCACCTGAGGTTATCCGCCGCGCCGTCAATCGCTGGCAGGCCGACTGCATTGAGTTTCATATCGACCTTGATAAGCAAGGCGCAGAATACGCCGCAGGCCACTGCTGGCTGCCGGAGCAAATGCAACCACTGATAGCCGAGTGCCGCGAGGCGAGCATACTCGACGGCAGCCCAGACAAGGTGCTTGCCCCCAGCGAAGCCCCCGATAGAGACTGGCGCGCCGATCCAAGCGATGGTCTGCGCCCGTTAATACACATCAGAAGTACCTTTGGAGTTAACCAATGA
- a CDS encoding class I SAM-dependent methyltransferase yields MKRHCFLCQSATEVVFSTTWVLPGLAPREIGFSVCPECGSVCQSPSVSFDEMMTFYSSMAVYTNPGRAEKPTDAKVRDLDEQIRFIRRGIGHLPQSALQIGSSDGYTLSRFRDAGVSRVLGVEPGTASVELAKRLYQIDCIHGSAEDFHTDEQFELIILTHVLEHLYQPQDTLKKCRSLQQQAEEAFIYVEVPLMAKPASLCPGFFSFEHINYYTRDNLVRSLAEAGYSVVSLVEHYNSNLSPIIGVLASTRRQDHCDDFHAEISRNRAILSEYRAKEVAYWQGCLDAILPALKQSKRVFLWGAGIHTSQIVANTNLITECTIAGLTDTSNLKWGLRQGDWLCQAPDSIDWQQGDCVLISSYASEKEIFDALQWLRDKGVTTLRLHNVDDTRTH; encoded by the coding sequence ATGAAAAGACATTGTTTTCTTTGCCAATCGGCCACCGAGGTGGTGTTCTCCACAACCTGGGTGTTGCCGGGATTGGCGCCAAGGGAAATTGGCTTTTCGGTCTGCCCTGAGTGCGGCTCTGTGTGCCAAAGTCCGTCGGTAAGCTTTGATGAGATGATGACTTTTTACAGCTCAATGGCGGTCTATACCAATCCGGGCAGAGCGGAAAAGCCCACCGATGCCAAGGTGCGGGATCTGGATGAGCAAATCCGTTTTATCCGCCGCGGCATTGGCCACCTGCCACAATCGGCGCTGCAAATTGGCAGTTCCGATGGTTATACCCTGTCACGCTTTCGTGATGCCGGTGTCAGCCGGGTGCTTGGGGTCGAGCCCGGCACCGCATCGGTGGAGCTCGCCAAACGCCTTTACCAAATTGACTGTATTCATGGCAGTGCAGAAGATTTCCACACAGACGAGCAGTTCGAGCTGATTATTCTGACCCACGTGCTTGAGCATCTGTATCAGCCACAGGACACACTGAAAAAGTGCCGCAGCCTGCAACAGCAAGCAGAAGAGGCGTTTATTTACGTTGAAGTGCCGCTGATGGCAAAGCCTGCCAGCCTGTGCCCCGGTTTTTTCTCCTTTGAACATATCAACTACTACACCCGCGATAACCTGGTACGCAGTCTGGCCGAAGCCGGTTACTCGGTGGTGTCCCTGGTTGAGCATTACAACAGCAACCTGTCACCTATCATTGGTGTGCTGGCAAGTACCCGCCGGCAGGATCACTGTGATGATTTCCATGCCGAAATCAGCCGTAATCGTGCCATTCTCAGTGAATACCGCGCCAAGGAAGTGGCCTATTGGCAGGGGTGCCTGGATGCGATCTTGCCTGCGCTGAAGCAAAGCAAGCGCGTATTCCTGTGGGGCGCCGGTATACATACCAGCCAAATCGTCGCCAACACCAACTTAATTACCGAGTGCACCATTGCCGGGCTCACTGACACATCCAACCTTAAGTGGGGGCTCAGGCAGGGTGACTGGCTGTGTCAGGCGCCTGACAGCATCGACTGGCAACAGGGCGACTGCGTGCTTATCTCATCTTATGCCAGTGAAAAAGAAATTTTTGATGCATTGCAATGGCTTAGAGATAAAGGCGTGACCACTTTACGACTTCACAACGTTGACGACACCCGGACACATTGA
- a CDS encoding SDR family NAD(P)-dependent oxidoreductase — translation MNKLVLITGGGRGIGAGLVKAFADAGYSVALTYCRGKEKAEALAATLGDKVAAFALDQADPASIRECIQAIEAHFSKSIDVLINNGAIAQEKPFADISADDFSQMLNTNLRGPFLLAQACIPAMQQQQFGRIINIGSIGGQWGGFNQVHYAAAKAGLINLGQSIAKIYSRDGIRANTISIGLVATEMTEHELSTEAGKQKAAAIPVGRVGTVDDIAPLALFLASTQSDYLSGQTLNANGGMYFG, via the coding sequence ATGAATAAACTGGTACTTATCACCGGCGGCGGCAGAGGCATTGGCGCCGGTTTGGTCAAAGCCTTTGCCGATGCCGGCTACAGTGTTGCCCTCACCTACTGCCGTGGCAAAGAAAAGGCCGAAGCATTGGCCGCGACCTTAGGCGACAAGGTCGCCGCTTTCGCGCTGGATCAAGCAGATCCTGCCAGTATCCGTGAGTGCATTCAGGCCATTGAAGCGCACTTTTCCAAAAGCATCGATGTGCTCATCAACAATGGTGCCATCGCCCAGGAAAAGCCCTTTGCCGACATCAGTGCCGATGACTTCAGCCAGATGCTGAACACCAACCTGCGGGGCCCTTTCCTACTGGCTCAGGCCTGTATTCCGGCCATGCAACAGCAGCAGTTTGGCCGGATCATCAATATCGGCTCCATCGGTGGTCAGTGGGGCGGCTTTAACCAGGTGCATTACGCCGCAGCCAAGGCGGGCCTGATTAACCTGGGGCAGTCCATCGCAAAAATTTATTCCCGTGATGGCATCCGCGCCAACACCATTTCGATTGGCCTGGTGGCCACCGAGATGACCGAGCATGAGCTCAGCACCGAAGCCGGTAAGCAAAAGGCCGCCGCCATTCCCGTAGGGCGTGTGGGCACAGTGGACGATATTGCCCCGCTGGCGCTGTTTTTGGCATCCACCCAGAGCGACTACCTCAGCGGTCAAACCCTCAATGCCAACGGCGGCATGTATTTCGGTTAA
- a CDS encoding ATP-grasp domain-containing protein, translating into MTKHLLIVGAGIEACEGIKIARDMGLKLIIADGNPAAPGLAMADWQIIASTYDGAAILEAVRRLQDDGIAVHGAIAMCADVPLSVATVTHALGLPGLSLGSAFWVSDKLAMKTRLAAEGIPIPRFADVTDIATLKSRAREIGFPLIIKPVDSRGARGVQLIDAEAALEDAWAAAAKESPTARVMLEEYLSGPQFSTETLIDDGKCYTLGFADRNYEWLPRTKPFIIENGGDAPTGESAAVKAEVIATVERAAAALGIRQGVAKGDMVYTEDGAKVIEIAGRLSGGFFSTTQIPLATGVNFIEKAIKLALGETLTPEEVTPIREQAVAIRYLDLPSGTVAAIAGVDEAATATGVSLLKVFIGPGSKVETLSNHTQRAGFAIAVADTKAQAIARANDALDRIRVSFRND; encoded by the coding sequence ATGACAAAACATCTCCTGATTGTGGGCGCAGGCATCGAAGCCTGTGAAGGCATAAAAATCGCCAGGGACATGGGGCTCAAGCTTATTATTGCTGATGGCAATCCGGCGGCGCCCGGACTGGCGATGGCCGACTGGCAAATTATCGCCAGCACCTATGATGGCGCGGCCATCCTGGAGGCCGTACGCCGCCTTCAGGATGACGGCATTGCCGTGCACGGCGCTATCGCCATGTGCGCCGATGTCCCCTTGAGCGTGGCCACAGTCACCCATGCCCTTGGTTTGCCCGGTTTGTCGTTGGGATCTGCGTTTTGGGTGTCTGACAAACTGGCGATGAAAACAAGGTTAGCCGCCGAAGGTATTCCCATTCCCCGCTTCGCCGATGTGACTGATATTGCAACGCTTAAGTCCCGCGCCCGCGAAATTGGCTTTCCACTGATAATCAAACCCGTGGACAGTCGCGGCGCCCGGGGCGTGCAGCTCATCGACGCTGAAGCTGCCCTGGAAGATGCCTGGGCGGCGGCAGCCAAAGAGTCCCCCACCGCCAGGGTGATGCTGGAAGAGTACCTCAGCGGCCCGCAATTCAGCACCGAAACCCTGATTGATGACGGCAAGTGCTACACCCTTGGCTTTGCCGATCGCAATTACGAGTGGCTGCCACGCACCAAGCCATTCATTATCGAAAACGGCGGCGATGCGCCAACCGGCGAGAGCGCCGCGGTTAAGGCCGAGGTGATTGCCACCGTCGAGCGGGCGGCGGCCGCCCTTGGTATTCGCCAGGGGGTTGCCAAGGGCGATATGGTGTACACCGAAGACGGCGCCAAGGTTATCGAAATCGCCGGGCGCCTGTCCGGGGGCTTTTTCTCCACGACCCAAATTCCGCTGGCGACCGGGGTGAACTTTATTGAAAAAGCCATCAAGCTGGCCTTGGGCGAGACACTCACTCCCGAAGAAGTGACCCCCATTCGCGAGCAGGCTGTTGCTATCCGCTACCTTGACCTGCCAAGCGGCACAGTTGCGGCAATCGCAGGCGTAGATGAAGCTGCCACCGCCACCGGGGTAAGCTTACTCAAGGTCTTTATTGGCCCGGGCTCTAAGGTAGAAACATTGTCAAATCATACCCAAAGAGCAGGCTTTGCCATTGCCGTTGCCGATACCAAGGCCCAGGCTATCGCACGGGCCAATGACGCCCTTGACCGTATACGCGTCAGCTTCAGGAACGACTAA
- a CDS encoding thiamine pyrophosphate-binding protein: MNHPAIQVAADAVIHFLATQGIGSLHNYPGGTIAPLLDACNRFGIRVYTSRHEQGAGYAALAQAKLTGLPGIVAVTSGPGVTNVLTPVADAFFDGIPLLVFTGQVGTGDLTAGKPVRQSGFQEVDTPALMKSITKAQFQPKTIAELVDVLPKAWQIALEGRMGPVSLDLPMDVQRGAFDGIIAPLASADAPAAPITPFISELLSAINSAKRPVIICGNGMANAQNASLLSAIRDYWPAPVSHSLLGVGTLDSHDAGCLGFHGHTGSQLAGKAIAEADLLLVLGSRLDVRQTGTLKADFAKQARIFRIDFDPNELEYSRIAHHSALCSALEPALAALKQTLADNTSPDLSPWLSQINDWRASLPWPYPEYPGAAPKAILEYLSDHLPQETIVTTGVGAHQHWVARHFRFALPTRRLMTSAGHGTMGYDLPSAIGAAIHSPDSCVLCVAGDGSIQMNIQELGMIAELGLKLKILVLDNHRLGLVSQFQLMNWETDTACGNKQSPDFATIAKGYGIEALHCGMDEPLKPALDSFIEASGPVLLHLEIDKRHDVLPMLLGGQQTDKMWPYFDMQGNPCKGSVDE, encoded by the coding sequence ATGAACCACCCTGCAATTCAGGTCGCCGCCGACGCCGTAATCCACTTTCTGGCAACCCAAGGAATAGGTTCACTGCACAATTACCCCGGCGGCACCATAGCGCCGCTGCTGGATGCCTGTAACCGATTCGGGATCCGGGTTTATACCTCAAGACACGAACAGGGTGCCGGCTACGCCGCCCTGGCACAGGCCAAGTTAACCGGCCTGCCCGGAATTGTGGCCGTCACCTCTGGACCGGGCGTCACCAACGTGCTTACACCGGTCGCCGACGCCTTCTTTGACGGTATTCCGCTGCTGGTGTTCACCGGCCAGGTGGGCACTGGCGACTTAACGGCTGGCAAACCCGTGCGTCAATCTGGCTTTCAGGAAGTGGACACCCCGGCACTGATGAAGTCGATTACCAAGGCGCAATTTCAGCCAAAAACCATTGCCGAACTGGTCGATGTGCTGCCCAAAGCCTGGCAGATAGCACTGGAAGGTCGCATGGGGCCGGTGTCGCTGGACTTGCCGATGGATGTTCAGCGCGGCGCTTTTGACGGCATCATTGCGCCGCTGGCAAGCGCAGACGCCCCTGCCGCGCCTATCACGCCTTTTATCAGCGAGCTTTTAAGCGCCATCAACAGCGCCAAGCGTCCGGTCATTATCTGCGGTAATGGCATGGCCAATGCGCAAAACGCGAGCTTACTCAGCGCCATCCGCGACTATTGGCCAGCCCCGGTGAGCCACAGTTTGCTGGGTGTTGGCACCCTGGACAGCCATGATGCGGGCTGTCTTGGCTTTCATGGCCATACCGGCAGTCAGCTTGCAGGCAAGGCCATTGCCGAAGCTGACTTGTTGCTGGTATTGGGTTCACGGCTGGACGTGCGCCAAACCGGCACTCTTAAGGCCGACTTCGCCAAGCAGGCGCGTATTTTCCGGATTGATTTTGATCCCAATGAACTCGAATACAGCCGCATAGCCCATCACAGTGCCCTGTGCTCGGCCCTTGAACCTGCTCTGGCAGCACTGAAGCAAACCCTTGCTGACAACACAAGCCCGGATCTTAGTCCCTGGCTTTCGCAAATTAACGACTGGCGTGCCAGCTTGCCGTGGCCCTATCCCGAGTATCCGGGCGCAGCGCCCAAGGCCATTTTGGAGTATCTCAGCGACCATTTGCCGCAGGAAACCATAGTTACCACGGGTGTTGGCGCGCATCAGCACTGGGTTGCCAGACACTTCCGCTTTGCACTGCCAACCCGCCGCCTGATGACATCCGCCGGCCACGGCACCATGGGCTACGACCTGCCAAGCGCCATTGGCGCCGCCATTCACTCGCCAGACTCATGCGTCTTGTGTGTTGCCGGTGATGGCTCAATTCAGATGAATATTCAAGAGCTTGGCATGATTGCTGAGCTGGGGCTCAAGCTGAAAATCCTGGTGCTGGATAACCACAGGCTGGGGCTGGTGTCCCAGTTCCAGCTGATGAATTGGGAAACCGACACCGCCTGTGGCAACAAGCAGTCACCGGATTTTGCCACCATCGCCAAAGGTTATGGCATCGAGGCGCTGCACTGCGGCATGGATGAGCCGCTAAAGCCCGCTCTGGACAGCTTTATTGAAGCCTCTGGGCCTGTGCTTTTGCACCTTGAAATCGATAAACGTCACGACGTGTTGCCAATGCTGCTGGGCGGCCAGCAGACCGACAAGATGTGGCCCTACTTCGACATGCAGGGCAATCCCTGCAAGGGGAGCGTGGATGAATAA